From one Lolium rigidum isolate FL_2022 chromosome 4, APGP_CSIRO_Lrig_0.1, whole genome shotgun sequence genomic stretch:
- the LOC124708657 gene encoding pentatricopeptide repeat-containing protein At3g62470, mitochondrial-like, which yields MAVKPKTATSACLAAAAAHGDLQIAGAALLAAAGALRGDGAAVPLRGVPPPRPHRHLHRPHGPLPPLLPLPCRPPHFPPQLPAPHLSSTTDNIWGERSGAGLLRSRALPAISARSRSLPAASPAWGRSALFRFAGSRCLSTSTSSASEDDDLPPQAPSSDPEHLGRVCAAIADVIAAGADANLEAALSALSLPLSEALVLAVLDRFKHAHKPSRRFFQWAAASGGFAHTPLTYCKMVHILGKARQFETMVALVQEMGKAGTLCMDAFKISIKSFAAAGEIKNAVGVFEMMKVHGFDDGVESFNCLLVALAQEGLGKEAAQVFGRMHDRYTPDLRTYTALMLAWCNARNLVEAGRVWNEMLDKGMKPDVVVHNTMIEGLLRGQRRPEAVKMFELMKAKGPPPNVRTYTMLIRDHCKRGKMDMAMRCFEEMQEGGCQTDVATYTCLLVGYGNAKRMDRVTAMLEEMARKGCPPDGRAYNALIKLLTNRKMPDDALRIYKKMISKGLEPTIHTYNMIMKSYFLGGRNYLMGCAMWDEMHQKGICPDGNSYTVFINGHIRHGRPEEACKFIKEMIQKGMKAPQVDYNKFAADFSKAGKPDILFELAQKVKTGKFDEYNVFHQWGERMRSRVKQTVPNQTSEQGHDAVRL from the coding sequence ATGGCGGTTAAGCCCAAAACCGCCACCTCCGcttgcctcgccgccgccgccgcccatggaGACCTTCAAATCGCCGGCGCGGCCCTTCTCGCCGCCGCGGGAGCCCTCCGCGGCGACGGTGCTGCTGTGCCCTTgcgtggtgttcctcctcctcgccctcatCGCCACCTCCATCGCCCTCACGGTCCACTTCCGCCTCTACTGCCACTCCCCTGTCGGCCACCTCATTTCCCCCCACAATTGCCCGCGCCACACCTGAGCTCTACCACAGACAACATCTGGGGCGAGAGATCAGGCGCGGGCCTGCTCCGCAGCCGCGCACTGCCTGCAATTTCAGCGAGATCCCGTTCCCTCCCTGCCGCGTCTCCGGCATGGGGTCGCAGTGCGCTGTTCCGTTTCGCTGGGTCGAGATGCCTCTCGACCTCCACTTCCTCCGCTTCTGAAGACGACGACTTGCCGCCGCAGGCGCCGTCGAGCGACCCAGAGCACTTGGGCCGCGTCTGCGCCGCCATCGCGGACGTCATCGCCGCTGGCGCCGACGCGAACCTGGAGGCCGCGCTCTCCGCGCTGTCGCTGCCGCTCTCCGAGGCGCTCGTGCTTGCCGTCCTCGACCGCTTCAAGCACGCACACAAGCCATCACGCCGCTTCTTCCAATGGGCCGCCGCATCTGGTGGGTTCGCGCACACACCCCTCACCTACTGCAAGATGGTGCACATCCTTGGCAAGGCGAGGCAGTTCGAGACGATGGTTGCTCTAGTCCAAGAAATGGGGAAGGCGGGCACCCTGTGCATGGACGCCTTCAAGATCTCCATCAAGTCGTTCGCTGCGGCCGGTGAGATCAAGAATGCAGTTGGcgtgttcgagatgatgaaggtgCACGGATTTGATGATGGGGTGGAGTCGTTCAATTGCTTGCTAGTCGCTTTGGCCCAGGAGGGGCTGGGGAAGGAGGCTGCGCAGGTGTTCGGCAGAATGCatgaccggtacactccggacctGCGCACATACACAGCACTGATGCTGGCATGGTGCAATGCAAGGAACCTGGTGGAGGCTGGGCGGGTTTGGAATGAGATGCTGGACAAGGGGATGAAGCCGGATGTTGTCGTGCACAACACAATGATTGAGGGGTTGCTTCGTGGGCAGAGGCGGCCTGAGGCTGTGAAGATGTTCGAGCTGATGAAGGCGAAGGGGCCTCCCCCCAATGTGAGGACTTACACAATGCTGATTCGAGACCATTGTAAGCGGGGAaagatggacatggccatgcggtGCTTTGAGGAGATGCAGGAGGGTGGGTGCCAGACGGATGTCGCTACCTATACGTGCTTGCTTGTGGGTTATGGGAATGCAAAGCGAATGGATAGAGTGACGGCGATGTTGGAGGAAATGGCACGGAAGGGGTGCCCTCCTGATGGCCGAGCGTACAATGCGCTGATTAAGCTGCTCACCAATAGGAAGATGCCAGATGATGCATTAAGGATATACAAAAAGATGATAAGCAAGGGGCTTGAGCCCACAATCCATACATACAACATGATAATGAAATCGTATTTCCTTGGCGGGAGGAACTATTTGATGGGTTGCGCGATGTGGGATGAGATGCATCAGAAGGGGATTTGTCCTGATGGGAACTCGTACACAGTGTTTATTAATGGTCATATACGGCATGGCAGGCCTGAGGAAGCATGTAAATTTATCAAAGAGATGATTCAAAAAGGTATGAAGGCTCCACAGGTAGACTACAACAAATTTGCTGCAGATTTCTCCAAGGCTGGGAAGCCAGACATATTGTTTGAATTGGCTCAGAAGGTGAAGACAGGGAAATTCGATGAATATAACGTGTTCCATCAGTGGGGAGAGAGAATGAGAAGTCGGGTCAAGCAAACTGTCCCTAATCAGACTAGTGAGCAGGGACATGACGCTGTAAGATTATGA